From Carassius gibelio isolate Cgi1373 ecotype wild population from Czech Republic chromosome B23, carGib1.2-hapl.c, whole genome shotgun sequence, the proteins below share one genomic window:
- the LOC128011616 gene encoding PHD finger protein 20 isoform X4, with protein MMLVCECVNSMTKSPPHRRGITFEVGAQLEARDSLKNWYAASIEKIDYDDEKVLIHYRQWSHRYDEWFDWSSPYLRPVERIQLRKQGLSERQSAPGFQVNQKVLASWSDCRYYPAKILSRDKDGFYTVKFFDGVVKTVKGIKVKPFRKSSDGKTNRQTRKRGDQNRKKWMAKENGTSRSNGSRHSTSDQDGDSKSEEDEEDDSRDLQNGGEGESALNDSESSSAEHNQKQHSEENRTEPLENGDANNPEEKEMNGGQEESQALQNGIDKNDGDQKEKEEATDESPSLPRRTRSKVADGKDVEKSNGPELRKRRASTGQMPPSKRSRANSSTGHCASDPLIERNSRSQIKPDSVPETSESKDGSTSPAENTAPKEEAGSTPDPAAAVKQPQTIHLPTTNKYSREPLYRVIKNQPPPILSIELDHNPFKCTIAGCLKSFRKASLLHYHMKYYHAQSDPSPPDCTQTRFSDKQNQSQETPRRRRTVPSPHRHALSPPAVALHRQRSATLGAERSKENQHFNRSLHDDTHWLDKETGAKERERLREKRQRDFFRIKLKKKKKRKSKSGEDSSSDLSSDSPVWSEEESDAELDLNVPLSEQGVETLPHSSEIVRCICEVQEENDFMIQCDECLCWQHGTCMGLYEDSVPDSYSCYICRDPPAQRQSQRYWYDKDWLSSGHMYGLSFLEENYSHQNSKKVVTAHQLLGDVHRVFEVLNGLQLKMSILQTQAHPDLKFWRQPWTPADSLRRKTAGDSGIATPFPSSPPEMGANEFETLKSEVPSPVERHCSFQDSYISSEHCYQKPRTYYPAVERRLVVETRCGSELEDSLRSTEDLLEMAEQRYGTQLDHDQHKLQLADRSFSKELECRMKRLVSAEQEKSCVVEIKEEEPDPVTPDPKPDPDLVLHQQWQLNLLEHIEAVQDEVTHRMDLIERELDVMESWLDYTGELEPPDPLARLPQLKHRIRQLLTDLGTVQQIALCSSSS; from the exons ATGAT gttggtgtgtgagtgtgtgaacagCATGACAAAGAGCCCTCCTCACAGGCGTGGGATCACGTTCGAGGTGGGAGCGCAGCTGGAGGCCAGGGACAGTCTGAAGAACTG GTATGCAGCTAGCATCGAGAAGATCGACTATGACGACGAGAAGGTTTTGATCCACTACAGGCAGTGGAGTCACCGTTATGATGAGTGGTTTGACTGGAGCAGTCCGTACCTCAGACCCGTGGAGCGAATCCAGCTGAGGAAACAAGGCCTCTCTGAACGCCAGAGCGCTCCG GGCTTTCAAGTCAACCAGAAAGTTCTTGCCAGCTGGTCAGACTGTCGGTACTACCCTGCTAAGATCCTGTCCCGGGACAAAGATG GTTTCTACACAGTGAAGTTTTTTGATGGAGTTGTAAAGACAGTGAAGGGGATTAAGGTGAAGCCATTCCGCAAG AGCTCTGATGGCAAGACCAATCGGCAGACTCGAAAGCGGGGCgatcaaaacaggaaaaagtggATGGCCAAGGAGAACGGCACCAGCAGAAGTAACGGCTCGAGACACAGCACGTCTGACCAGGATGGAGACAGCAAATCAGAGGAGGATGAAGAAGATGACTCCAGAGATCTCCAGAACGGTGGAGAGGGCGAAAGCGCATTGAACGATTCAGAGTCGAGTTCTGCAGAGCACAACCAAAAACAGCACAGTGAAGAAAACAGGACAGAACCGCTTGAGAATGGAGACGCGAACAACCCAGAGGAGAAAGAGATGAATGGAGGACAGGAGGAGTCCCAAGCACTTCAAAATGGCATTGACAAGAACGACGGAGACCAGAAAGAGAAGGAAGAAGCAACAGACGAAAGCCCCAGTCTGCCCAGAAGGACACGGAGTAAGGTGGCAGATG GAAAAGATGTGGAAAAGTCCAATGGTCCAGAACTGAGGAAGAGACGTGCATCAACGGGACAGATGCCACCGTCCAAAAGGAGCAGAGCCAACTCAAGCACAG GACACTGTGCCTCTGATCCCCTCATAGAAAGAAACAGTCGATCCCAAATCAAACCAGACTCTGTCCCAGAGACTTCAGAAAGTAAGGATGGCTCAACCAGTCCTGCAGAAAATACAGCACCCAAAGAGGAGGCCGGATCCACACCTGATCCCG CTGCAGCAGTCAAACAGCCGCAAACCATCCACCTTCCAACCACAAACAAGTATAGCAGAGAACCAT TGTACAGGGTCATCAAAAACCAGCCGCCCCCTATCCTGTCCATCGAGCTGGACCACAACCCGTTCAAATGCACGATCGCAGGCTGCCTCAAGTCTTTCCGCAAGGCGTCTCTGCTGCACTACCACATGAAGTACTATCACGCACAGAGCGACCCAAGCCCCCCTGACTGCACCCAGACGCGCTTCTCTGACAAACAGAACCAAAGCCAGGAGACCCCTCGCAGGCGCCGGACCGTCCCGTCTCCCCACC GTCACGCTCTGTCGCCCCCTGCTGTCGCCCTCCACCGGCAGCGCTCGGCCACGCTGGGCGCAGAGAGGAGCAAAGAGAACCAGCACTTCAACCGCTCGCTGCATGACGACACACACTGGCTTGACAAGGAAACAG GAGCGAAAGAACGGGAGAGGCTGAGGGAGAAGCGACAGAGGGATTTCTTCCGCATCAaactgaagaaaaagaagaaaaggaagTCGAAGTCAG GTGAAGACAGCAGCAGTGATTTGTCCTCAGACAGTCCTGTATGGAGTGAGGAGGAGTCTGACGCGGAGCTGGATCTGAATGTGCCCCTCTCAGAGCAGGGTGTGGAAACACTCCCTCACAGCTCTGAGATCGTACGCTGTATTTGTGAAGTGCAGGAGGAGAACGACTTCATGATTCAG TGTGATGAGTGTTTGTGCTGGCAGCACGGGACGTGTATGGGTCTGTATGAGGACAGTGTGCCAGACAGCTACAGCTGCTACATCTGCAGAGACCCACCAG CCCAGAGGCAGAGTCAAAGGTACTGGTATGATAAAGACTGGCTGAGCAGCGGTCACATGTATGGCTTGTCTTTCCTGGAGGAGAACTACTCCCACCAGAACAGTAAGAAAGTGGTAACTGCCCATCAGCTCCTGGGGGACGTCCACCGTGTGTTTGAGGTCCTGAACGGCCTTCAGCTCAAAATGAGCATCTTACA GACACAAGCCCATCCAGACCTGAAGTTCTGGCGGCAGCCCTGGACACCTGCAGACAGCCTGCGGAGGAAGACGGCAGGTGACTCGGGCATAGCTACACCCTTCCCCTCCTCACCCCCTGAAATGGGAGCGAATGAGTTTGAGACATTGAAGAGCGAAGTCCCATCACCTGTGGAGAGGCATTGCTCTTTCCAGGACTCGTACATTAGCAGCGAGCACTGCTACCAGAAGCCCCGTACATACTACCCTGCGGTGGAGAGAAGACTTGTGGTGGAGACACGGTGCGGTTCTGAGCTGGAGGACAGTCTGAGGAGCACAGAGGACCTTCTAGAGATGGCCGAGCAGAGGTACGGCACGCAGCTGGACCACGACCAGCACAAGCTTCAGCTGGCCGACCGCTCCTTTAGTAAG GAGCTGGAGTGTCGTATGAAGCGACTGGTTTCCGCAGAGCAGGAAAAGAGTTGTGTGGTAGAAATCAAGGAAGAGGAGCCTGACCCGGTGACCCCTGACCCAAAGCCTGACCCTGATCTTGTGCTGCACCAGCAGTGGCAGCTGAACCTGCTGGAGCACATTGAAGCAGTGCAGGACGAGGTGACGCACAGGATGGACCTTATCGAGCGAGAACTAGACG TGATGGAGAGTTGGTTAGACTACACAGGTGAGCTGGAGCCTCCAGATCCTCTTGCGCGCCTCCCTCAACTGAAACATCGCATCAGACAGCTCCTGACTGACCTGGGAACTGTCCAACAGATCGCACTCTGCTCCTCGTCCTCTTGA
- the LOC128011616 gene encoding PHD finger protein 20 isoform X1: MMLVCECVNSMTKSPPHRRGITFEVGAQLEARDSLKNWYAASIEKIDYDDEKVLIHYRQWSHRYDEWFDWSSPYLRPVERIQLRKQGLSERQSAPGFQVNQKVLASWSDCRYYPAKILSRDKDGFYTVKFFDGVVKTVKGIKVKPFRKSSDGKTNRQTRKRGDQNRKKWMAKENGTSRSNGSRHSTSDQDGDSKSEEDEEDDSRDLQNGGEGESALNDSESSSAEHNQKQHSEENRTEPLENGDANNPEEKEMNGGQEESQALQNGIDKNDGDQKEKEEATDESPSLPRRTRSKVADGKDVEKSNGPELRKRRASTGQMPPSKRSRANSSTGHCASDPLIERNSRSQIKPDSVPETSESKDGSTSPAENTAPKEEAGSTPDPAAAVKQPQTIHLPTTNKYSREPLYRVIKNQPPPILSIELDHNPFKCTIAGCLKSFRKASLLHYHMKYYHAQSDPSPPDCTQTRFSDKQNQSQETPRRRRTVPSPHRHALSPPAVALHRQRSATLGAERSKENQHFNRSLHDDTHWLDKETGAKERERLREKRQRDFFRIKLKKKKKRKSKSDCFSTEESIGPKPLPCNLNSAHKLPLSLTHQSYSGHCPEKMLSQGEDSSSDLSSDSPVWSEEESDAELDLNVPLSEQGVETLPHSSEIVRCICEVQEENDFMIQCDECLCWQHGTCMGLYEDSVPDSYSCYICRDPPAQRQSQRYWYDKDWLSSGHMYGLSFLEENYSHQNSKKVVTAHQLLGDVHRVFEVLNGLQLKMSILQTQAHPDLKFWRQPWTPADSLRRKTAGDSGIATPFPSSPPEMGANEFETLKSEVPSPVERHCSFQDSYISSEHCYQKPRTYYPAVERRLVVETRCGSELEDSLRSTEDLLEMAEQRYGTQLDHDQHKLQLADRSFSKELECRMKRLVSAEQEKSCVVEIKEEEPDPVTPDPKPDPDLVLHQQWQLNLLEHIEAVQDEVTHRMDLIERELDVMESWLDYTGELEPPDPLARLPQLKHRIRQLLTDLGTVQQIALCSSSS, translated from the exons ATGAT gttggtgtgtgagtgtgtgaacagCATGACAAAGAGCCCTCCTCACAGGCGTGGGATCACGTTCGAGGTGGGAGCGCAGCTGGAGGCCAGGGACAGTCTGAAGAACTG GTATGCAGCTAGCATCGAGAAGATCGACTATGACGACGAGAAGGTTTTGATCCACTACAGGCAGTGGAGTCACCGTTATGATGAGTGGTTTGACTGGAGCAGTCCGTACCTCAGACCCGTGGAGCGAATCCAGCTGAGGAAACAAGGCCTCTCTGAACGCCAGAGCGCTCCG GGCTTTCAAGTCAACCAGAAAGTTCTTGCCAGCTGGTCAGACTGTCGGTACTACCCTGCTAAGATCCTGTCCCGGGACAAAGATG GTTTCTACACAGTGAAGTTTTTTGATGGAGTTGTAAAGACAGTGAAGGGGATTAAGGTGAAGCCATTCCGCAAG AGCTCTGATGGCAAGACCAATCGGCAGACTCGAAAGCGGGGCgatcaaaacaggaaaaagtggATGGCCAAGGAGAACGGCACCAGCAGAAGTAACGGCTCGAGACACAGCACGTCTGACCAGGATGGAGACAGCAAATCAGAGGAGGATGAAGAAGATGACTCCAGAGATCTCCAGAACGGTGGAGAGGGCGAAAGCGCATTGAACGATTCAGAGTCGAGTTCTGCAGAGCACAACCAAAAACAGCACAGTGAAGAAAACAGGACAGAACCGCTTGAGAATGGAGACGCGAACAACCCAGAGGAGAAAGAGATGAATGGAGGACAGGAGGAGTCCCAAGCACTTCAAAATGGCATTGACAAGAACGACGGAGACCAGAAAGAGAAGGAAGAAGCAACAGACGAAAGCCCCAGTCTGCCCAGAAGGACACGGAGTAAGGTGGCAGATG GAAAAGATGTGGAAAAGTCCAATGGTCCAGAACTGAGGAAGAGACGTGCATCAACGGGACAGATGCCACCGTCCAAAAGGAGCAGAGCCAACTCAAGCACAG GACACTGTGCCTCTGATCCCCTCATAGAAAGAAACAGTCGATCCCAAATCAAACCAGACTCTGTCCCAGAGACTTCAGAAAGTAAGGATGGCTCAACCAGTCCTGCAGAAAATACAGCACCCAAAGAGGAGGCCGGATCCACACCTGATCCCG CTGCAGCAGTCAAACAGCCGCAAACCATCCACCTTCCAACCACAAACAAGTATAGCAGAGAACCAT TGTACAGGGTCATCAAAAACCAGCCGCCCCCTATCCTGTCCATCGAGCTGGACCACAACCCGTTCAAATGCACGATCGCAGGCTGCCTCAAGTCTTTCCGCAAGGCGTCTCTGCTGCACTACCACATGAAGTACTATCACGCACAGAGCGACCCAAGCCCCCCTGACTGCACCCAGACGCGCTTCTCTGACAAACAGAACCAAAGCCAGGAGACCCCTCGCAGGCGCCGGACCGTCCCGTCTCCCCACC GTCACGCTCTGTCGCCCCCTGCTGTCGCCCTCCACCGGCAGCGCTCGGCCACGCTGGGCGCAGAGAGGAGCAAAGAGAACCAGCACTTCAACCGCTCGCTGCATGACGACACACACTGGCTTGACAAGGAAACAG GAGCGAAAGAACGGGAGAGGCTGAGGGAGAAGCGACAGAGGGATTTCTTCCGCATCAaactgaagaaaaagaagaaaaggaagTCGAAGTCAG ACTGTTTCAGCACTGAGGAGAGCATTGGTCCAAAGCCTCTCCCCTGCAATCTGAATTCGGCCCACAAATTGCCCCTCTCCCTCACACACCAATCCTACTCGGGACACTGCCCCGAAAAGATGCTCAGCCAGG GTGAAGACAGCAGCAGTGATTTGTCCTCAGACAGTCCTGTATGGAGTGAGGAGGAGTCTGACGCGGAGCTGGATCTGAATGTGCCCCTCTCAGAGCAGGGTGTGGAAACACTCCCTCACAGCTCTGAGATCGTACGCTGTATTTGTGAAGTGCAGGAGGAGAACGACTTCATGATTCAG TGTGATGAGTGTTTGTGCTGGCAGCACGGGACGTGTATGGGTCTGTATGAGGACAGTGTGCCAGACAGCTACAGCTGCTACATCTGCAGAGACCCACCAG CCCAGAGGCAGAGTCAAAGGTACTGGTATGATAAAGACTGGCTGAGCAGCGGTCACATGTATGGCTTGTCTTTCCTGGAGGAGAACTACTCCCACCAGAACAGTAAGAAAGTGGTAACTGCCCATCAGCTCCTGGGGGACGTCCACCGTGTGTTTGAGGTCCTGAACGGCCTTCAGCTCAAAATGAGCATCTTACA GACACAAGCCCATCCAGACCTGAAGTTCTGGCGGCAGCCCTGGACACCTGCAGACAGCCTGCGGAGGAAGACGGCAGGTGACTCGGGCATAGCTACACCCTTCCCCTCCTCACCCCCTGAAATGGGAGCGAATGAGTTTGAGACATTGAAGAGCGAAGTCCCATCACCTGTGGAGAGGCATTGCTCTTTCCAGGACTCGTACATTAGCAGCGAGCACTGCTACCAGAAGCCCCGTACATACTACCCTGCGGTGGAGAGAAGACTTGTGGTGGAGACACGGTGCGGTTCTGAGCTGGAGGACAGTCTGAGGAGCACAGAGGACCTTCTAGAGATGGCCGAGCAGAGGTACGGCACGCAGCTGGACCACGACCAGCACAAGCTTCAGCTGGCCGACCGCTCCTTTAGTAAG GAGCTGGAGTGTCGTATGAAGCGACTGGTTTCCGCAGAGCAGGAAAAGAGTTGTGTGGTAGAAATCAAGGAAGAGGAGCCTGACCCGGTGACCCCTGACCCAAAGCCTGACCCTGATCTTGTGCTGCACCAGCAGTGGCAGCTGAACCTGCTGGAGCACATTGAAGCAGTGCAGGACGAGGTGACGCACAGGATGGACCTTATCGAGCGAGAACTAGACG TGATGGAGAGTTGGTTAGACTACACAGGTGAGCTGGAGCCTCCAGATCCTCTTGCGCGCCTCCCTCAACTGAAACATCGCATCAGACAGCTCCTGACTGACCTGGGAACTGTCCAACAGATCGCACTCTGCTCCTCGTCCTCTTGA
- the LOC128011616 gene encoding PHD finger protein 20 isoform X3, with protein MTKSPPHRRGITFEVGAQLEARDSLKNWYAASIEKIDYDDEKVLIHYRQWSHRYDEWFDWSSPYLRPVERIQLRKQGLSERQSAPGFQVNQKVLASWSDCRYYPAKILSRDKDGFYTVKFFDGVVKTVKGIKVKPFRKSSDGKTNRQTRKRGDQNRKKWMAKENGTSRSNGSRHSTSDQDGDSKSEEDEEDDSRDLQNGGEGESALNDSESSSAEHNQKQHSEENRTEPLENGDANNPEEKEMNGGQEESQALQNGIDKNDGDQKEKEEATDESPSLPRRTRSKVADGKDVEKSNGPELRKRRASTGQMPPSKRSRANSSTGHCASDPLIERNSRSQIKPDSVPETSESKDGSTSPAENTAPKEEAGSTPDPAAAVKQPQTIHLPTTNKYSREPLYRVIKNQPPPILSIELDHNPFKCTIAGCLKSFRKASLLHYHMKYYHAQSDPSPPDCTQTRFSDKQNQSQETPRRRRTVPSPHRHALSPPAVALHRQRSATLGAERSKENQHFNRSLHDDTHWLDKETGAKERERLREKRQRDFFRIKLKKKKKRKSKSDCFSTEESIGPKPLPCNLNSAHKLPLSLTHQSYSGHCPEKMLSQGEDSSSDLSSDSPVWSEEESDAELDLNVPLSEQGVETLPHSSEIVRCICEVQEENDFMIQCDECLCWQHGTCMGLYEDSVPDSYSCYICRDPPAQRQSQRYWYDKDWLSSGHMYGLSFLEENYSHQNSKKVVTAHQLLGDVHRVFEVLNGLQLKMSILQTQAHPDLKFWRQPWTPADSLRRKTAGDSGIATPFPSSPPEMGANEFETLKSEVPSPVERHCSFQDSYISSEHCYQKPRTYYPAVERRLVVETRCGSELEDSLRSTEDLLEMAEQRYGTQLDHDQHKLQLADRSFSKELECRMKRLVSAEQEKSCVVEIKEEEPDPVTPDPKPDPDLVLHQQWQLNLLEHIEAVQDEVTHRMDLIERELDVMESWLDYTGELEPPDPLARLPQLKHRIRQLLTDLGTVQQIALCSSSS; from the exons ATGACAAAGAGCCCTCCTCACAGGCGTGGGATCACGTTCGAGGTGGGAGCGCAGCTGGAGGCCAGGGACAGTCTGAAGAACTG GTATGCAGCTAGCATCGAGAAGATCGACTATGACGACGAGAAGGTTTTGATCCACTACAGGCAGTGGAGTCACCGTTATGATGAGTGGTTTGACTGGAGCAGTCCGTACCTCAGACCCGTGGAGCGAATCCAGCTGAGGAAACAAGGCCTCTCTGAACGCCAGAGCGCTCCG GGCTTTCAAGTCAACCAGAAAGTTCTTGCCAGCTGGTCAGACTGTCGGTACTACCCTGCTAAGATCCTGTCCCGGGACAAAGATG GTTTCTACACAGTGAAGTTTTTTGATGGAGTTGTAAAGACAGTGAAGGGGATTAAGGTGAAGCCATTCCGCAAG AGCTCTGATGGCAAGACCAATCGGCAGACTCGAAAGCGGGGCgatcaaaacaggaaaaagtggATGGCCAAGGAGAACGGCACCAGCAGAAGTAACGGCTCGAGACACAGCACGTCTGACCAGGATGGAGACAGCAAATCAGAGGAGGATGAAGAAGATGACTCCAGAGATCTCCAGAACGGTGGAGAGGGCGAAAGCGCATTGAACGATTCAGAGTCGAGTTCTGCAGAGCACAACCAAAAACAGCACAGTGAAGAAAACAGGACAGAACCGCTTGAGAATGGAGACGCGAACAACCCAGAGGAGAAAGAGATGAATGGAGGACAGGAGGAGTCCCAAGCACTTCAAAATGGCATTGACAAGAACGACGGAGACCAGAAAGAGAAGGAAGAAGCAACAGACGAAAGCCCCAGTCTGCCCAGAAGGACACGGAGTAAGGTGGCAGATG GAAAAGATGTGGAAAAGTCCAATGGTCCAGAACTGAGGAAGAGACGTGCATCAACGGGACAGATGCCACCGTCCAAAAGGAGCAGAGCCAACTCAAGCACAG GACACTGTGCCTCTGATCCCCTCATAGAAAGAAACAGTCGATCCCAAATCAAACCAGACTCTGTCCCAGAGACTTCAGAAAGTAAGGATGGCTCAACCAGTCCTGCAGAAAATACAGCACCCAAAGAGGAGGCCGGATCCACACCTGATCCCG CTGCAGCAGTCAAACAGCCGCAAACCATCCACCTTCCAACCACAAACAAGTATAGCAGAGAACCAT TGTACAGGGTCATCAAAAACCAGCCGCCCCCTATCCTGTCCATCGAGCTGGACCACAACCCGTTCAAATGCACGATCGCAGGCTGCCTCAAGTCTTTCCGCAAGGCGTCTCTGCTGCACTACCACATGAAGTACTATCACGCACAGAGCGACCCAAGCCCCCCTGACTGCACCCAGACGCGCTTCTCTGACAAACAGAACCAAAGCCAGGAGACCCCTCGCAGGCGCCGGACCGTCCCGTCTCCCCACC GTCACGCTCTGTCGCCCCCTGCTGTCGCCCTCCACCGGCAGCGCTCGGCCACGCTGGGCGCAGAGAGGAGCAAAGAGAACCAGCACTTCAACCGCTCGCTGCATGACGACACACACTGGCTTGACAAGGAAACAG GAGCGAAAGAACGGGAGAGGCTGAGGGAGAAGCGACAGAGGGATTTCTTCCGCATCAaactgaagaaaaagaagaaaaggaagTCGAAGTCAG ACTGTTTCAGCACTGAGGAGAGCATTGGTCCAAAGCCTCTCCCCTGCAATCTGAATTCGGCCCACAAATTGCCCCTCTCCCTCACACACCAATCCTACTCGGGACACTGCCCCGAAAAGATGCTCAGCCAGG GTGAAGACAGCAGCAGTGATTTGTCCTCAGACAGTCCTGTATGGAGTGAGGAGGAGTCTGACGCGGAGCTGGATCTGAATGTGCCCCTCTCAGAGCAGGGTGTGGAAACACTCCCTCACAGCTCTGAGATCGTACGCTGTATTTGTGAAGTGCAGGAGGAGAACGACTTCATGATTCAG TGTGATGAGTGTTTGTGCTGGCAGCACGGGACGTGTATGGGTCTGTATGAGGACAGTGTGCCAGACAGCTACAGCTGCTACATCTGCAGAGACCCACCAG CCCAGAGGCAGAGTCAAAGGTACTGGTATGATAAAGACTGGCTGAGCAGCGGTCACATGTATGGCTTGTCTTTCCTGGAGGAGAACTACTCCCACCAGAACAGTAAGAAAGTGGTAACTGCCCATCAGCTCCTGGGGGACGTCCACCGTGTGTTTGAGGTCCTGAACGGCCTTCAGCTCAAAATGAGCATCTTACA GACACAAGCCCATCCAGACCTGAAGTTCTGGCGGCAGCCCTGGACACCTGCAGACAGCCTGCGGAGGAAGACGGCAGGTGACTCGGGCATAGCTACACCCTTCCCCTCCTCACCCCCTGAAATGGGAGCGAATGAGTTTGAGACATTGAAGAGCGAAGTCCCATCACCTGTGGAGAGGCATTGCTCTTTCCAGGACTCGTACATTAGCAGCGAGCACTGCTACCAGAAGCCCCGTACATACTACCCTGCGGTGGAGAGAAGACTTGTGGTGGAGACACGGTGCGGTTCTGAGCTGGAGGACAGTCTGAGGAGCACAGAGGACCTTCTAGAGATGGCCGAGCAGAGGTACGGCACGCAGCTGGACCACGACCAGCACAAGCTTCAGCTGGCCGACCGCTCCTTTAGTAAG GAGCTGGAGTGTCGTATGAAGCGACTGGTTTCCGCAGAGCAGGAAAAGAGTTGTGTGGTAGAAATCAAGGAAGAGGAGCCTGACCCGGTGACCCCTGACCCAAAGCCTGACCCTGATCTTGTGCTGCACCAGCAGTGGCAGCTGAACCTGCTGGAGCACATTGAAGCAGTGCAGGACGAGGTGACGCACAGGATGGACCTTATCGAGCGAGAACTAGACG TGATGGAGAGTTGGTTAGACTACACAGGTGAGCTGGAGCCTCCAGATCCTCTTGCGCGCCTCCCTCAACTGAAACATCGCATCAGACAGCTCCTGACTGACCTGGGAACTGTCCAACAGATCGCACTCTGCTCCTCGTCCTCTTGA